A genomic window from Alistipes sp. ZOR0009 includes:
- a CDS encoding type B 50S ribosomal protein L31 translates to MKQGIHPENYRVVAFKDMSNEQVFLTKSTINTKETIEIDGVEYPLYKLEISSASHPFFTGKMKLIDTAGRVDKFMNRYKKHYDNKK, encoded by the coding sequence ATGAAACAAGGTATCCATCCTGAGAACTACCGCGTTGTGGCATTCAAAGACATGTCAAACGAGCAGGTATTTTTGACTAAGTCAACTATCAACACAAAAGAAACCATCGAAATTGATGGTGTAGAGTACCCACTTTACAAACTTGAAATTTCGAGCGCATCTCACCCCTTCTTTACCGGAAAGATGAAGCTTATCGATACTGCTGGTCGCGTAGATAAGTTCATGAACCGTTACAAGAAGCACTACGACAACAAGAAGTAG
- a CDS encoding putative sugar nucleotidyl transferase has protein sequence MGIILFDDNSWQTLKPLSFTRPVANIRIGILTIQEKWELHLSSPTSSYLTQEYLSKKYVPVVEEENLLVNGSILPSASLVSTIKTLELGQILTKGNIVIAAKCTKSQASNFKFDQTHEFQPKTFDGEISKITHPWDIFALNSQEIQADFQLLTKGRTSAAICPSNKVIGNNIFVEEGATITCATLNSTTGPIYVGKSTEIMEGSLIRGPFALCDGSSVKMGAKIYGGTTIGPHSKVGGEISESVILGYSNKAHDGYLGNSVIGEWCNLGANTNISNLKNNFALVKVWSYSQKRFIQTGLQFCGIIMGDYSKSGINSMFSTGTSIGVCTNFFGSGFPRNIIPSFAWGGTQGFITYKKCNFLPAISATLARRKRELTDEDKEILDSIFEMTKSDRSF, from the coding sequence ATGGGAATTATTCTATTTGACGACAACTCTTGGCAAACACTTAAGCCTCTTTCTTTTACTCGTCCTGTGGCGAATATCCGAATAGGGATTCTTACCATTCAAGAAAAATGGGAACTACATCTTAGCAGTCCAACATCATCGTATCTAACGCAAGAGTACCTTTCAAAAAAGTATGTCCCAGTAGTGGAAGAAGAAAATCTGCTGGTTAATGGGTCTATACTGCCATCTGCGTCACTAGTTAGTACCATCAAAACACTCGAACTTGGACAGATCCTTACCAAGGGAAACATTGTTATTGCTGCAAAATGCACTAAAAGTCAAGCCTCCAATTTCAAATTTGACCAAACTCACGAATTTCAACCTAAGACTTTTGATGGCGAAATTTCAAAAATCACCCATCCTTGGGATATTTTCGCGTTAAATAGCCAGGAGATACAGGCAGATTTCCAACTTCTGACAAAAGGCAGAACAAGCGCAGCAATATGCCCATCTAACAAAGTAATTGGCAACAACATTTTTGTTGAAGAAGGCGCAACAATAACCTGTGCTACATTAAACAGCACTACAGGTCCAATTTACGTTGGGAAATCTACAGAAATAATGGAAGGCTCTTTAATTCGCGGCCCTTTTGCTCTTTGCGATGGCTCTAGCGTCAAAATGGGAGCTAAAATATATGGAGGCACAACTATAGGGCCACACTCCAAAGTTGGAGGAGAGATATCTGAAAGTGTCATCCTAGGCTACTCCAATAAAGCTCACGACGGATATCTAGGAAACTCCGTAATAGGAGAATGGTGCAACCTTGGAGCCAACACCAACATTTCAAATCTTAAAAATAACTTCGCGCTAGTAAAGGTGTGGAGCTACTCCCAAAAACGATTTATTCAAACAGGTCTTCAATTTTGCGGCATCATAATGGGAGATTATAGCAAAAGTGGCATAAATTCCATGTTCAGCACAGGAACTTCAATTGGTGTTTGCACCAACTTTTTTGGTTCTGGATTCCCTCGTAACATAATACCATCCTTTGCATGGGGTGGAACCCAAGGATTTATCACGTACAAGAAATGCAACTTCCTGCCAGCAATTAGCGCTACCTTAGCACGCCGAAAAAGGGAACTCACCGATGAAGACAAGGAGATATTAGACTCCATTTTTGAAATGACAAAATCCGATCGTTCCTTTTAA
- a CDS encoding Bax inhibitor-1/YccA family protein, whose protein sequence is MFNSSNPVFGRNIFENTARDFTSSNTMTVKGTMGKALLMLALVVLGASYTWKMFFGLETTNAAMGWMIGGAIGGLVTGLIISFVPKTASWLSPIYSILQGLFLGAISAVFEAQFHGIVINAVGLTLAVAFLLFFIYRTGIIKVTDKLRVGIIAATGAIALFYLITWIVSLFGGNTSFMMDSSALSIGISVVIVIVAALNLLLDFDFIQKGEQAGAPKYMEWYGAFGLMVTLIWLYLEILKLLAKLSRRD, encoded by the coding sequence ATGTTCAATTCATCGAATCCGGTCTTTGGACGCAATATTTTCGAAAACACCGCCAGAGATTTCACCTCATCGAATACCATGACTGTGAAAGGAACCATGGGAAAAGCCCTGCTAATGCTAGCATTGGTTGTTCTGGGTGCTTCTTATACATGGAAGATGTTTTTTGGTCTCGAAACGACAAACGCAGCCATGGGCTGGATGATTGGTGGGGCTATCGGAGGTCTAGTTACAGGACTAATCATTTCATTTGTCCCCAAAACAGCCAGCTGGCTATCGCCAATCTACTCTATCTTGCAGGGACTATTCCTAGGCGCCATATCTGCAGTTTTCGAAGCTCAGTTTCACGGAATTGTAATTAATGCTGTAGGACTAACACTTGCCGTTGCATTCCTCCTATTCTTCATTTATAGGACAGGAATTATAAAGGTTACGGATAAGTTACGAGTTGGAATTATTGCAGCAACAGGAGCAATAGCGCTATTTTATTTAATAACATGGATTGTTAGCCTATTTGGAGGCAACACCAGCTTTATGATGGACAGCAGCGCACTAAGCATTGGAATTAGCGTTGTAATCGTAATTGTGGCAGCTCTAAACCTACTTTTAGATTTTGATTTCATTCAAAAAGGAGAGCAAGCAGGTGCACCAAAGTACATGGAATGGTATGGCGCATTTGGACTAATGGTAACCCTAATCTGGCTTTACCTTGAAATACTAAAACTTTTAGCAAAACTTTCACGTAGGGACTAG